From the Limanda limanda chromosome 2, fLimLim1.1, whole genome shotgun sequence genome, one window contains:
- the trip10b gene encoding thyroid hormone receptor interactor 10b isoform X2: MDWGTDLWDQCDIIDKHTLSGLDLVDRYIKFVKERTEIEQNYAKQLRSLSKKYAKRGSKEEQDCKFSNHASFQEILNELNDYAGQRELIAENMMTGICVELTKYLQDIKSERKTHLADAKKAQQNLEGSFKHLESTKKRFAKEWAEADKATQQADKTESDLNATKLDVEKARAHAHARTHTAEECRNDYAAQLQKYNKEQNNFYYTEIPHIFNKMQDMDERRIRRLAEGYCQFSDIEKNVLPIISKCLEGISSAGVKIQEKQDSLLFIEQHKSGFERPGDVEFEDYTQGIKPATSDSSLNPPKVRTKLWPFSKKHKPTASEDFSHLPPEQRKKRLQAKIDEVAKELQKEQDSSEALDKMKGVYETNPQMGDPSSLEPQITETTQNLGRLKGELAKYESWLSEAVGGEESSNTINNNIRHGVGAADQSHNIYTEFDDEFDDMEAPIGQCAALYTFQGNSEGTISITEGEMLSVMEDDKGDGWMRVLRASGEEGYIPSSYVKVNP; this comes from the exons GACCAGTGTGACATCATCGACAAACACACGCTGTCGGGCCTCGACCTGGTGGATCGCTACATCAAGTTTGTGAAGGAGCGGACAGAGATAGAACAGAACTACGCCAAGCAGCTCAG GAGTCTATCGAAGAAATATGCCAAACGAGGGAGCAAGGAAGAGCAAGACTGCAA ATTCAGCAATCACGCGTCTTTCCAGGAGATCCTGAACGAGCTGAACGACTACGCCGGCCAACGGGAGCTCATCGCCGAAAACATGATGACGGGCATCTGCGTTGAGCTCACCAAGTATCTGCAGGACATCAAATCAGAGCGGAagaca CACCTGGCGGACGCCAAGAAGGCCCAGCAGAATCTAGAGGGCAGCTTTAAACACCTAGAAAGT ACAAAGAAGCGCTTTGCAAAGGAATGGGCGGAGGCCGACAAAGCCACGCAACAAGCGGACAAGACAGAAAGTGACCTCAATGCCACCAAGCTCGATGTCGAGAaa GCCAGGGCGCATGCCCATGCCCGCACGCACACGGCGGAGGAGTGCAGGAACGACTACGCAGCCCAGCTCCAGAAGTACAACAAGGAACAGAACAACTTCTACTACACAGAGATACCACATATCTTCAAT AAAATGCAGGACATGGATGAACGGAGGATCCGGCGGCTGGCGGAGGGATACTGCCAGTTCTCGGACATCGAAAAGAACGTGCTGCCCATCATCTCCAAGTGTCTAGAGGGAATCTCATCAGCGGGAGTGAAAATCCAAGAGAAACAG GACTCCTTACTCTTCATAGAGCAGCACAAGTCTGGCTTCGAGCGACCTGGAGACGTGGAGTTTGAAGACTACACCCAGGGAATCAAACCAGCGACCTCCGACTCCAGCCTCAACCCGCCCAAAGTGCGCACCAAGCTGTGGCCTTTCAGCAAGAAGCACAAG CCGACGGCTTCAGAGGATTTCTCTCACCTTCCTCCGgagcagaggaaaaagaggCTGCAAGCGAAGATCGATGAAGTCGCCAAAGAGCTGCAGAAGGAGCAGGACTCAAG TGAGGCGCTGGACAAGATGAAGGGCGTGTACGAGACAAATCCACAGATGGGAGACCCGTCCAGTCTGGAGCCTCAGATCACAGAGACCACCCAGAACCTCGGACGCCTGAAGGGGGAGCTCGCCAAATATGAG TCGTGGCTGTCAGAGGCCGTGGGAGGAGAAGAATCCTCCAACACCATCAACAATAATATTCGACACGG CGTTGGAGCAGCTGACCAGTCCcacaacatctacacagagTTTGACGATGAGTTTGACGACATGGAAGCTCCCATTGGCCAGTGCGCCGCTCTCTACACCTTTCAAG gcaACAGCGAGGGCACCATTTCCATCACTGAGGGAGAAATGTTGAGTGTAATGGAGGACGATAAGGGAGACGGGTGGATGAGAGTCCTCAGAGccagtggagaggagggataTATACCGTCGTCCTATGTCAAAGTCAatccttaa
- the trip10b gene encoding thyroid hormone receptor interactor 10b isoform X1, with the protein MDWGTDLWDQCDIIDKHTLSGLDLVDRYIKFVKERTEIEQNYAKQLRSLSKKYAKRGSKEEQDCKFSNHASFQEILNELNDYAGQRELIAENMMTGICVELTKYLQDIKSERKTHLADAKKAQQNLEGSFKHLESTKKRFAKEWAEADKATQQADKTESDLNATKLDVEKARAHAHARTHTAEECRNDYAAQLQKYNKEQNNFYYTEIPHIFNKMQDMDERRIRRLAEGYCQFSDIEKNVLPIISKCLEGISSAGVKIQEKQDSLLFIEQHKSGFERPGDVEFEDYTQGIKPATSDSSLNPPKVRTKLWPFSKKHKITHAEKHMPTASEDFSHLPPEQRKKRLQAKIDEVAKELQKEQDSSEALDKMKGVYETNPQMGDPSSLEPQITETTQNLGRLKGELAKYESWLSEAVGGEESSNTINNNIRHGVGAADQSHNIYTEFDDEFDDMEAPIGQCAALYTFQGNSEGTISITEGEMLSVMEDDKGDGWMRVLRASGEEGYIPSSYVKVNP; encoded by the exons GACCAGTGTGACATCATCGACAAACACACGCTGTCGGGCCTCGACCTGGTGGATCGCTACATCAAGTTTGTGAAGGAGCGGACAGAGATAGAACAGAACTACGCCAAGCAGCTCAG GAGTCTATCGAAGAAATATGCCAAACGAGGGAGCAAGGAAGAGCAAGACTGCAA ATTCAGCAATCACGCGTCTTTCCAGGAGATCCTGAACGAGCTGAACGACTACGCCGGCCAACGGGAGCTCATCGCCGAAAACATGATGACGGGCATCTGCGTTGAGCTCACCAAGTATCTGCAGGACATCAAATCAGAGCGGAagaca CACCTGGCGGACGCCAAGAAGGCCCAGCAGAATCTAGAGGGCAGCTTTAAACACCTAGAAAGT ACAAAGAAGCGCTTTGCAAAGGAATGGGCGGAGGCCGACAAAGCCACGCAACAAGCGGACAAGACAGAAAGTGACCTCAATGCCACCAAGCTCGATGTCGAGAaa GCCAGGGCGCATGCCCATGCCCGCACGCACACGGCGGAGGAGTGCAGGAACGACTACGCAGCCCAGCTCCAGAAGTACAACAAGGAACAGAACAACTTCTACTACACAGAGATACCACATATCTTCAAT AAAATGCAGGACATGGATGAACGGAGGATCCGGCGGCTGGCGGAGGGATACTGCCAGTTCTCGGACATCGAAAAGAACGTGCTGCCCATCATCTCCAAGTGTCTAGAGGGAATCTCATCAGCGGGAGTGAAAATCCAAGAGAAACAG GACTCCTTACTCTTCATAGAGCAGCACAAGTCTGGCTTCGAGCGACCTGGAGACGTGGAGTTTGAAGACTACACCCAGGGAATCAAACCAGCGACCTCCGACTCCAGCCTCAACCCGCCCAAAGTGCGCACCAAGCTGTGGCCTTTCAGCAAGAAGCACAAG ATAACTCACGCTGAAAAGCACATG CCGACGGCTTCAGAGGATTTCTCTCACCTTCCTCCGgagcagaggaaaaagaggCTGCAAGCGAAGATCGATGAAGTCGCCAAAGAGCTGCAGAAGGAGCAGGACTCAAG TGAGGCGCTGGACAAGATGAAGGGCGTGTACGAGACAAATCCACAGATGGGAGACCCGTCCAGTCTGGAGCCTCAGATCACAGAGACCACCCAGAACCTCGGACGCCTGAAGGGGGAGCTCGCCAAATATGAG TCGTGGCTGTCAGAGGCCGTGGGAGGAGAAGAATCCTCCAACACCATCAACAATAATATTCGACACGG CGTTGGAGCAGCTGACCAGTCCcacaacatctacacagagTTTGACGATGAGTTTGACGACATGGAAGCTCCCATTGGCCAGTGCGCCGCTCTCTACACCTTTCAAG gcaACAGCGAGGGCACCATTTCCATCACTGAGGGAGAAATGTTGAGTGTAATGGAGGACGATAAGGGAGACGGGTGGATGAGAGTCCTCAGAGccagtggagaggagggataTATACCGTCGTCCTATGTCAAAGTCAatccttaa